A region of the Bacteroidales bacterium genome:
GCCCCGCAGCAATTCTGACAGGGCTTTTTTTGCAACAACAACAGATGTTATGCTGCTTTTTCTTCAGTTGCTTTTTTTTTGTCTTCAACAATATCGAACTCCATGGCGCGTATTTCAAACACGTTTTGTTTTGTGCCGTTTTTATCGGTGTATTGCCTGTTTACAATTTTTCCGGTAACTTTAACAAAGGTACCTTTTTTGATTTTGTCCAGCGCCAGTTCGGCAACCTTATCCCACATCACAATATTGTGCCATGTGGTTTCTTTTACCCATTCGTCGCTTTTGTTTTTATAACTGTTGCTGGTAGCCAGCGAAAAGCGTAGCATCTGTGCGCCACTTGCAAATGTTTTTACTTCGGGATTCATACCTGCGAATCCGCTTAATTCTACTTTGTTAACTGATTTTTTCATTTTCATTAGTTTTTTTAGGTTAAACAGTTGGTCGGTTTGTCCGACGATTGATGATGCAAAGTAACAATGAGCCAAAATACTTATTCGGTTGTTAAATATTTGTATTCGGATATAGTCGTTTGTAGTCGTTTGTAAACGGATATTTTTTGTATCTTTGGAGAAATTTTAAGGAAGATGAGGAGTATAGGCTGATAAGCTGTTAGGGGAATAGGAGAGCGATGCATTGTTGGTAATATAAAATACCAATAGTCTGTTAATAATAATCCCAAACAGTCGCTTTTAAGCAATCAAAACCATCAGAACAGCCAAACAACCTAACCTCCTTACAGCCTAAAAGTCTATCAGTCTAACAGCCTAAACACCTAAAAGTCTAACCCCCATAAACCCCACCCCATGAGAGACCACAACAAAATAAGAGCATTCGAACTGTCTGACGAATTTGTCTTGCTTATTTATAATATCACAAAACAATTTCCCAAAGAAGAAGTTTACGGATTAACATCGCAAATCAGAAGAGCTGCGGTATCAGTACCATCGAATATTGTAGAAGGTTGCGCCCGGAAAACAGAAGGAGAATACAAGAGATTTTTGGATGTTGCCTTCGGCTCTTTTCGCGAATTAAAATATCAATTCGGGCTGGCTTACCGCCTGGGATATGTTAAAGATACCGATATACAACAATGCAACTCAAAACTAACTGAAACAGAAAAAGTACTTAGTGCACTAATACGCTCCCTGCGCTGATATAACCACCTAACAACCTATTTACCTAACAGCCTATAAAAAACCCACCCCTATGGAAAAACGTACCTGCCTCGAATGCGGCGAAGAATTCAGCGGAAGAATTGATAAAAAGTTCTGTTCCGACATGTGCCGCAATGCATACAACAACAAACTGAACAGTGATAACACCAATCTGGTCAGGAACATTAACAACATTCTGCGCAAGAACCGCCGTATCCTGCAAAGCTTAAATAAAGCTGAAAAAACCAAGGTGCACCGAAAAAAACTTGTCGAAAAAGGTTTTGACTTCAATCATTTTACAAATATTTACCGCACCCAGAAGGGCAGCCAGTATTATTTCTGCTATGAGCAGGGGTACTTGCCGCTAGATAATGATTTTTATTTTCTTGTAATCAATAAAAGAGTGAACGAAGAATAGTTTTTACAGGCAAATTCTGCAAAAAAACTACCTTTGTTTAAAATAAAACCGCTTGGCCGAAAGCAAAAAAGATATTGCCGAAACCCCTCTGATGAAGCAGCATAACGCCATCAAGGCGAAATATCCCGATGCGCTGTTGTTGTTCCGTGTGGGCGATTTTTATGAAACATTCGGCGAAGATGCTGTAAAGGCTTCATCAATTCTTGGAATCGTACTGACGAAAAGAGCCAATGGCTCTGCATCCTATATTGACCTTGCGGGTTTTCCGCATCATGCCCTTGATACATATTTGCCTAAGCTGGTTAAAGCAGGATTACGCGTTGCTATCTGTGACCAATTGGAAGATCCAAAACTGACAAAAAAAATCGTCAAACGCGGCATTACTGAAATAGTTACCCCCGGTGTTGCTTATAATGACAAAGTACTCGACCACAAAGAAAATAATTTTTTAGCCGGACTACACCTCGAACCACGCATATCAGGCGTTTCCTTTCTCGATATTTCTACCGGGGAATTTTATCTGGCCCAGGGCAGTAAAGAATACATAGACAACCTGTTACAAAGTTTTCATCCCAATGAAGTTATTGTTCAGAAAAACAAACTCCGGGAATTTACAGAAACTTTTGGCGACAAGTATTACACTTCCACTTTTGACGATTGGGTGTTTACACCCGATTTTGCCAACAACATACTGCAAAGTCATTTTCAGACTACATCATTAAAAGGGTTTGGGGTTGAAGAGCTGGATTACGGCATTATTGCCGCCGGGGCAGCGCTTCATTACCTTGCCGAAACACAGCACGACAAAATCAGTCATATTTCAAAACTCAGCCGCATCGAAGAAGAACATTTTGTTTGGATTGACCGCTTTACAATACGCAATCTCGAACTTATACATTCCTCAAACGAAAAGGCCTTAACATTGATTGATGTTATTGACCACACGCTAACCCCCATGGGCAGCCGCCTTTTGAAACGCTGGCTGGTGATGCCGCTAAAAGACAAACAACTGATAAACGAACGGCTCAATATGGTCGGGTATTTTATTAAAGAACGAATTTTTTCTGATGAATTAAGAAAAAATGTGAAGCTGATAGGAGATTTGGAAAGACTGATATCAAAAGTTGCTATTAATAAAATTAATCCAAGAGAAGTTGCACAGATACGAAGGGCTTTATTGGCAGTTGAAGAAATTAAAAATAGCTTTGAAAAAGCAGAGGATTTTGCTTTAAGAAAGATTGGAGAGCAGCTTAATGGTTGTAAACTGATACGCGACCGTATTGAACACGATTTAAATTCCGATCCGCCGGCGCTGGCAAACAAAGGAAATGTAATTGCCAATGGGGTTTCTACGGAGCTCGATGAACTGCGAAAACTCGCCTACTCAGGAAAAGATTATCTGTTGCAGATACAACAACGGGAAAGCGAAAAAACAGGCATACCCTCATTGAAAATTGCCTTTAACAATGTTTTTGGGTATTACATTGAAGTTACAAATACGCATAAAAATAAAGTGCCGTCCGATTGGACACGCAAACAAACTCTTGCCAATTGTGAAAGGTACATTACCGAAGAACTTAAGGAATATGAAGATAAAATTCTGGGTGCCGAAGAAAAAATCCTTGCACTCGAAATGCAGCTATATAATGAATTGATTGTTGTATTATTCGATTATATAAAACCCATACAGCTCAATGCGTCACTCATAGCACGTATTGATTGTTTGTTATCCTTTGCCACGGTTTCGGTTAAATATAATTACTGTCGGCCGGAAACTAATGATTTGCTGATTATAGATATTAAAGATGGCCGTCATCCTGTTATTGAACAAAATCTGCCTGCCGGTGAAAAATATATTGCCAACGATGTGTATCTGGATGACAGCAAACAACAAATTATAATTATTACAGGACCGAATATGTCCGGGAAATCTGCTTTGCTGCGACAGACAGCGTTGATTGTGCTGATGGCACAGATTGGATGTTACGTTCCGGCCGCTTCGGCACAAATCGGGCTGGTGGATAAAATATTTACAAGGGTAGGTGCATCCGATAATATTTCTTCCGGAGAATCCACATTCATGGTGGAGATGAACGAAACAGCAAGCATTCTTAACAATATTTCTTCACGAAGCCTGATCTTGCTTGACGAAATTGGCCGTGGCACCAGCACTTACGATGGTATTTCCATTGCCTGGGCAATCGCAGAGTACCTTCATGAAAACAAAGTTTTTAAGCCTAAAGTTTTGTTTGCAACGCATTATCACGAATTGAACGAAATGGCAAAGACGATGTCCGGCATTAAAAATTATCATGTAAATGTAAAGGAGATTGCAAACAAAATATTATTTCTGCGTAAGTTATTGCCTGGCGGAACCGAACACAGCTTCGGGATACATGTGGCCAAGATGGCCGGGATGCCGCAAAAAATTATTGACCGCGCTAACGACCTGTTGCAGCATCTGGAAAAAGACCACAGCAATACCGAACTGACTCAGGGCAGAAAAGCTCAAAAAAACGCTTCAGAAGAAAATTACCAGTTAAGTTTTATACAACTGAACGACCCTCTGCTCGAACAAATAAAAGACGACATCCTGAATATTGATATTGACACGCTAACTCCCGTGGAAGCCCTGATGAAGCTGAATGAGATTAAGAAACTTTTAAACAGAAAATAGTTTTTGTGGTTTTTTTTAGGTTTGATTTCTAAAATAAATTTAGAATTATCATCATTAAAGTCATACAGGTCAATCATACCGTATCCATAAAATTCCTCTCAATCCGGTTAAACAAAACAATTCCTATAAATAATACCACCAGGGTAAACCCTGCACTATATGAAAGATGTAGCCAGCTAAATGTGCCTGAGCCTAAAAAAGCATATTTGAATGTTTCAACTATGGAAGTAACGGGATTAAGCAGCATAAGTGTACGTAATTTGCCTCCAAAAAAAGATAAAGGAAAAATCACCGGAGTGGCATACATGAGTAATTGTACTCCAAAGGTAACCAGGTATTGTAAATCACGATATTTGGTGGTCATTGAGGATATGATAATTCCAAGACCAAGTCCAAGCCCTGCCATCAGAACGATAAGGATAGGAAATAACAATAAAGTGATATTAAGATTGACGGGCATCCCCTGAAAATAATAATATATCATAAAGCCGAGAAACATGATCAGCTGTATCCCAAAGCTAACTAAGTTTGAAATTACTATTGAAATTGGGACAGTCAACCTGGGAAAATATACTTTACCAAAAACACCAGCATTATTGACAAAAGTATTGGACGTCTTGGTCAGGCATAATGAAAAATACCCCCAGCAAACGATACCCGCCATATAAAATAACGGCTGAGGAATTCCGTCTGTAGGAAGTTTTGCCACCCTTCCAAAAATGATGGTAAATGTGATGGTGGTGAATAATGCCTGCAGCAGGTACCATAAGGGCCCAAGAATGGTTTGTTTATAAACCGATACAAAATCCCGGCGGACAAACAACATCAGCAAATCGCGATACCTCCACACTTCTTTAAGATGGAAATTAAACCAGTTGGTTTTTGGTTTAATTACTTCAGTCCAGTTGTCCTGTTCTTCTTGCATGGGTTTTTGATAAACACAAAAATACATTTTTTTCATTAACCGAATTGGCGATTAAAACACTTTCAAAATAAATTAGTCTTAATGTCAGTGTTAATTCAAATCAAGATGCGATAAAAAACGAAACAAAATCTAGACAAAAATGTCTGGTGACTGCGCGCGGCCATCCATGGTGTCAGTCACCCCGACACTTTCCAACGTTAATTATTATTTTCCCAATGATGCCAACGAAATAACATTTATTCCGTCTGGACGACGATAGCTCATTCCTGTTCCGGTAATAATGTTTAATGATTTCGGTAAATCCATTTTGGCAGTATCTATATTTCCTGCAAATTTTTTAAGATTTTTGGCAGCTTCGTCAATATAGCCAACTCCGAGTTTTATTTCAAAAGCGGCATAATCGCCATTACGTTTCTGCACAATAGCGTCCACTTCCAAGCCATATGAATCATTATAATGAAATACGTTTGCATCATTTGCATTAGCATACACATGTAACTCGTGCGTTACCAGTGACTCAAACAAAAAACCTGTATAATTCATATCTCTTACTAAGGATTCTTCATTTAATCCTAATGCTGCTATTGCCAAAGAGGTGTCACACAAATGTCTTTTGGGTGATTTACGTAAGGATGCCGATGAACGGATGTGCGGGTTGAAAGCAGGTTGTTCATATAAAATCATTAAGCGGGATAGTGCATCAAGATATTCTGTTATGGTATTTCGCGATAATTCGTTTCTATCGGAAGTTTTCACATCCTGCTCTAATGTTTTATTATCTGCCAGTGTCGCTGTGTTCCTTGCCAAAGAACGTAGTAAACTTCGCACTTTTAAGGGATCGCGCTTAACTCCCGAAACCCTGCTCATATCCACTTCGCAAAGTAAATCAACATAGCCGCTGTTCATTATGATGGCATTTTTTGCGTTTTCATTCAATAAAGCCGGCCACCCGCCTATCATCATTTTTTCTATTATGAAGTCAAGCGAAATCCCTGAATCATAAAATTCTGGGAAAGACCCTTGCAGTAAATCCGAAATCTTTACTTTTCCGGTCGAATAACCTAATTCCTGCCAGGACATGGTTTCCATTTGCACAAAAGTAAAACGCCCGGCGCCGCTATGCAGTTTGATGTTATCATTTGGATTAGTCGAACCCGTAAGAATAAATTGCCCTTTGGCTTTGCGATCATCCACTTCGTGCCTGACATAATTCCAAATTTCGGGTTGTTCCTGCCATTCATCAATCAACCTCGGGGTATCCCCGACCAATAAAAGTTTGGGGTTTGTTGCCA
Encoded here:
- the ssb gene encoding single-stranded DNA-binding protein — its product is MKKSVNKVELSGFAGMNPEVKTFASGAQMLRFSLATSNSYKNKSDEWVKETTWHNIVMWDKVAELALDKIKKGTFVKVTGKIVNRQYTDKNGTKQNVFEIRAMEFDIVEDKKKATEEKAA
- a CDS encoding four helix bundle protein, which produces MRDHNKIRAFELSDEFVLLIYNITKQFPKEEVYGLTSQIRRAAVSVPSNIVEGCARKTEGEYKRFLDVAFGSFRELKYQFGLAYRLGYVKDTDIQQCNSKLTETEKVLSALIRSLR
- the mutS gene encoding DNA mismatch repair protein MutS yields the protein MKQHNAIKAKYPDALLLFRVGDFYETFGEDAVKASSILGIVLTKRANGSASYIDLAGFPHHALDTYLPKLVKAGLRVAICDQLEDPKLTKKIVKRGITEIVTPGVAYNDKVLDHKENNFLAGLHLEPRISGVSFLDISTGEFYLAQGSKEYIDNLLQSFHPNEVIVQKNKLREFTETFGDKYYTSTFDDWVFTPDFANNILQSHFQTTSLKGFGVEELDYGIIAAGAALHYLAETQHDKISHISKLSRIEEEHFVWIDRFTIRNLELIHSSNEKALTLIDVIDHTLTPMGSRLLKRWLVMPLKDKQLINERLNMVGYFIKERIFSDELRKNVKLIGDLERLISKVAINKINPREVAQIRRALLAVEEIKNSFEKAEDFALRKIGEQLNGCKLIRDRIEHDLNSDPPALANKGNVIANGVSTELDELRKLAYSGKDYLLQIQQRESEKTGIPSLKIAFNNVFGYYIEVTNTHKNKVPSDWTRKQTLANCERYITEELKEYEDKILGAEEKILALEMQLYNELIVVLFDYIKPIQLNASLIARIDCLLSFATVSVKYNYCRPETNDLLIIDIKDGRHPVIEQNLPAGEKYIANDVYLDDSKQQIIIITGPNMSGKSALLRQTALIVLMAQIGCYVPAASAQIGLVDKIFTRVGASDNISSGESTFMVEMNETASILNNISSRSLILLDEIGRGTSTYDGISIAWAIAEYLHENKVFKPKVLFATHYHELNEMAKTMSGIKNYHVNVKEIANKILFLRKLLPGGTEHSFGIHVAKMAGMPQKIIDRANDLLQHLEKDHSNTELTQGRKAQKNASEENYQLSFIQLNDPLLEQIKDDILNIDIDTLTPVEALMKLNEIKKLLNRK
- a CDS encoding ABC transporter permease, which gives rise to MQEEQDNWTEVIKPKTNWFNFHLKEVWRYRDLLMLFVRRDFVSVYKQTILGPLWYLLQALFTTITFTIIFGRVAKLPTDGIPQPLFYMAGIVCWGYFSLCLTKTSNTFVNNAGVFGKVYFPRLTVPISIVISNLVSFGIQLIMFLGFMIYYYFQGMPVNLNITLLLFPILIVLMAGLGLGLGIIISSMTTKYRDLQYLVTFGVQLLMYATPVIFPLSFFGGKLRTLMLLNPVTSIVETFKYAFLGSGTFSWLHLSYSAGFTLVVLFIGIVLFNRIERNFMDTV
- a CDS encoding DUF4143 domain-containing protein; this translates as MSYIKRIIEEDLKEKLSASGAVLIKGPKSCGKTATANQFAKSVLEMDRDKQVPVIMATNPKLLLVGDTPRLIDEWQEQPEIWNYVRHEVDDRKAKGQFILTGSTNPNDNIKLHSGAGRFTFVQMETMSWQELGYSTGKVKISDLLQGSFPEFYDSGISLDFIIEKMMIGGWPALLNENAKNAIIMNSGYVDLLCEVDMSRVSGVKRDPLKVRSLLRSLARNTATLADNKTLEQDVKTSDRNELSRNTITEYLDALSRLMILYEQPAFNPHIRSSASLRKSPKRHLCDTSLAIAALGLNEESLVRDMNYTGFLFESLVTHELHVYANANDANVFHYNDSYGLEVDAIVQKRNGDYAAFEIKLGVGYIDEAAKNLKKFAGNIDTAKMDLPKSLNIITGTGMSYRRPDGINVISLASLGK